A genome region from Actinobacillus arthritidis includes the following:
- the pepA gene encoding leucyl aminopeptidase, with product MEFSVKNGSVEKQRTACLVVGVYEPRRLSGAAEQLDKLSEGYISALLRRGDLDGKAGQTLLLHNVPNVPADRVLLVGCGKERELTERQYKQIIQKMVQTINETGSMEVVCFLTELHVKARSNYWNVRFAIEAIQESLYAYNDFKSIKPEVRRELRRVIFNVANRKDLLEAERALEHGKAIATGVAFAKNVANCPPNVCNPAYLAELAKGLASEYETIKTTVLDEAEMEQLGMGAYLAVSRGSHNPAYLSVIEYRNHPNPDAKPIVLVGKGLTFDSGGISIKPSEAMDEMKYDMGGAASVYGTMKALAEMKLPLNVIGVLAGCENMPDGNAYRPGDILTTMNGLTVEVLNTDAEGRLVLCDTLTYVERFEPELVIDVATLTGACMIALGAHNSGLMSTSNVLANDLLNAAEQADDKVWRLPLGEEYQEQLKSNFADLANIGGRLGGAITAGQFLSNFTKKYTWAHLDIAGTAWKSGAAKGATGRPVSLFSQFLINKASN from the coding sequence ATGGAATTTAGTGTTAAAAACGGTAGTGTTGAAAAACAGCGTACAGCGTGTTTAGTTGTCGGTGTCTATGAGCCTCGACGTTTATCGGGGGCGGCGGAGCAACTGGATAAATTAAGTGAAGGCTATATTAGTGCTTTATTACGCCGTGGTGATTTAGACGGTAAAGCAGGGCAAACCTTGCTATTACATAATGTGCCGAATGTGCCTGCCGATAGAGTTTTATTAGTCGGTTGCGGAAAAGAAAGAGAATTGACTGAACGTCAATATAAGCAAATTATTCAAAAAATGGTGCAAACCATTAATGAAACCGGTTCAATGGAAGTGGTCTGTTTTTTAACCGAATTACATGTTAAAGCTCGTTCAAATTATTGGAACGTCCGTTTTGCGATTGAAGCGATTCAAGAGAGTTTATATGCCTATAATGATTTCAAGAGCATTAAACCGGAAGTACGTCGCGAGTTACGCCGTGTGATTTTCAATGTCGCTAATCGTAAAGATTTATTAGAGGCAGAAAGAGCGTTGGAACATGGAAAAGCAATCGCAACTGGTGTTGCCTTTGCAAAAAATGTCGCAAATTGTCCACCTAATGTATGTAATCCGGCTTATCTTGCTGAATTAGCGAAAGGATTAGCGAGTGAGTATGAAACGATTAAAACTACTGTGCTTGATGAAGCGGAAATGGAACAATTAGGTATGGGTGCTTATTTAGCTGTATCTCGAGGCTCGCATAATCCTGCATATTTATCGGTCATTGAATACCGTAATCACCCGAATCCAGATGCGAAACCAATCGTTTTAGTAGGTAAGGGACTGACGTTTGACTCCGGCGGTATTTCAATTAAGCCGTCTGAAGCGATGGATGAAATGAAATACGATATGGGCGGAGCCGCTTCGGTTTACGGGACAATGAAAGCGTTGGCGGAAATGAAATTACCGCTAAATGTTATCGGTGTTTTAGCCGGTTGCGAAAATATGCCGGACGGCAATGCATATCGACCGGGTGATATTCTGACAACGATGAATGGCTTAACCGTTGAGGTATTGAATACCGATGCGGAAGGTCGCTTAGTTTTATGTGATACATTAACTTATGTAGAACGTTTTGAACCGGAATTAGTGATTGATGTGGCGACTTTAACCGGCGCTTGTATGATTGCACTTGGCGCACACAACAGCGGCTTAATGTCGACCAGTAATGTTCTAGCAAATGATTTATTAAATGCGGCGGAACAAGCGGATGATAAAGTATGGCGTTTACCGTTAGGCGAAGAATATCAAGAACAGCTTAAATCGAATTTTGCTGATCTCGCTAATATTGGCGGACGTTTAGGCGGTGCAATTACAGCCGGTCAGTTCTTATCGAACTTTACCAAAAAATATACTTGGGCGCATTTAGATATTGCCGGTACAGCTTGGAAATCCGGTGCGGCAAAAGGCGCAACCGGCAGACCTGTTTCATTATTTAGTCAATTTTTAATTAATAAAGCGAGTAATTAG
- a CDS encoding 7-carboxy-7-deazaguanine synthase QueE: MTNTIFTTTTFPIVEIFESLQGEGFNTGLPCIFVRLGKCNLACPWCDTNYNEYEKWSVAKILERVKSYSAKSIIITGGEPTMYANLSVLLDVFKAEGYWLAIETNGLKAVPKQIDYIATSPKLMYQEKYLRECISFANEVRIVMDKGDVQGFCEQIETQITAEHYYLSPCEVDGKMNLLETITQLGILNQRANKPKWQLSLQTHKLVGIE; this comes from the coding sequence ATGACAAATACTATTTTTACGACAACGACTTTCCCGATTGTCGAAATCTTTGAAAGCCTGCAAGGTGAAGGCTTTAATACTGGCTTACCCTGTATTTTCGTGCGTTTAGGCAAATGTAATCTTGCTTGCCCGTGGTGCGATACCAACTATAACGAATACGAAAAATGGAGCGTGGCGAAAATTCTTGAACGAGTAAAATCTTATTCCGCTAAGAGTATTATCATTACCGGCGGTGAGCCTACTATGTATGCCAATTTAAGCGTATTGCTCGATGTGTTTAAAGCAGAAGGTTATTGGCTAGCAATTGAAACAAACGGCTTAAAAGCCGTACCGAAACAGATTGATTATATCGCTACTAGCCCGAAACTGATGTATCAAGAAAAATATTTGAGAGAATGTATTTCGTTTGCCAACGAAGTCCGTATCGTAATGGATAAAGGCGATGTACAAGGTTTTTGTGAACAAATCGAAACACAAATTACCGCTGAACATTACTACCTTTCTCCTTGCGAAGTGGATGGCAAAATGAATTTATTGGAAACCATTACCCAACTCGGTATTTTGAATCAACGAGCGAATAAACCCAAATGGCAATTGAGTTTACAAACACATAAATTGGTTGGTATTGAATAA
- the queD gene encoding 6-carboxytetrahydropterin synthase QueD: protein MFKIAKEFSFDMAHMLDGHDGKCQNLHGHTYKLQVEVSGNLVSDGAKRGMVMDYSDLKSVVKHEILDPMDHAYIYDLNSDRESQVAKLLIDLNSKVYGIPSRTTAEEMAKYMFEKLEKVGLPVSLIRLWETPTSYCEYSR, encoded by the coding sequence ATGTTTAAAATTGCAAAAGAATTTAGTTTCGATATGGCACATATGCTCGATGGGCACGACGGCAAATGCCAAAACTTACACGGACATACTTATAAACTTCAGGTGGAAGTGAGCGGTAACTTAGTTTCTGATGGAGCGAAACGGGGCATGGTGATGGATTATTCCGATTTAAAATCGGTGGTAAAACATGAAATCTTAGACCCAATGGATCACGCCTATATCTACGATTTAAATAGCGACAGAGAAAGTCAAGTTGCCAAACTGTTAATCGATTTAAACTCTAAAGTTTACGGTATTCCAAGCCGTACGACAGCGGAAGAAATGGCGAAATATATGTTTGAAAAGCTGGAAAAAGTCGGTTTACCGGTCAGTTTAATTCGTCTTTGGGAAACACCAACCTCATATTGTGAATATTCTCGTTAA
- the purM gene encoding phosphoribosylformylglycinamidine cyclo-ligase, with protein sequence MSNTQLSYKDAGVDIHAGNELVERIKGDVKRTRRPEVMGGLGGFGALCALPTKYKEPILVSGTDGVGTKLRLAIDLNKHDTIGQDLVAMCVNDLVVQGAEPLFFLDYYATGKLEVDVAADVIKGIADGCEISGCALVGGETAEMPGMYHEGDYDLAGFCVGVVEKSEIIDGSAVKAGDILIALGSSGPHSNGYSLIRKVIEVSGANPATDTLDGKLLSEHLLAPTKIYVKSVLQLIKQADVHAIAHLTGGGFWENIPRVLPATTKAVIDEKSWEWPAAFKWLQEKGNISRYEMYRTFNCGVGMVIALPEKDVETALAVLKQAGENAWVIGKIENLGDGSEQVEII encoded by the coding sequence GTGAGCAATACACAACTCAGTTATAAAGATGCCGGCGTGGATATTCACGCAGGTAATGAATTAGTCGAACGTATTAAAGGCGATGTAAAACGTACTCGTCGTCCTGAAGTTATGGGCGGTTTAGGTGGTTTCGGTGCATTATGTGCGTTACCGACCAAATATAAAGAGCCTATTTTAGTATCAGGAACCGATGGTGTTGGTACTAAATTACGTTTAGCGATTGACCTCAACAAACACGACACCATCGGTCAAGATTTAGTCGCAATGTGTGTAAATGATTTAGTGGTACAAGGTGCAGAACCTTTATTCTTCTTAGATTATTATGCAACCGGTAAATTAGAAGTTGATGTTGCGGCAGACGTAATTAAAGGTATCGCAGACGGCTGTGAAATTTCTGGCTGTGCATTAGTCGGTGGCGAAACGGCAGAAATGCCGGGTATGTACCACGAGGGGGACTACGATTTAGCCGGTTTCTGTGTCGGTGTTGTAGAAAAATCTGAAATTATTGACGGTTCTGCTGTAAAAGCCGGCGATATATTAATCGCATTAGGCTCAAGCGGCCCACACTCAAACGGTTATTCATTAATCCGTAAAGTGATTGAAGTTAGCGGTGCAAATCCGGCAACAGATACTTTAGACGGTAAATTATTAAGCGAGCATTTACTCGCACCAACCAAAATCTACGTAAAATCCGTACTTCAATTAATTAAACAAGCCGATGTTCACGCAATCGCTCACTTAACCGGTGGTGGTTTCTGGGAAAATATTCCACGTGTGCTTCCTGCAACCACAAAAGCAGTCATTGATGAAAAATCATGGGAATGGCCGGCGGCATTTAAATGGTTACAAGAAAAAGGCAATATCAGCCGTTATGAAATGTATCGTACTTTCAACTGTGGTGTTGGTATGGTCATCGCTTTACCGGAAAAAGATGTTGAAACTGCATTAGCCGTATTAAAACAAGCAGGCGAAAATGCTTGGGTAATCGGTAAAATTGAAAACTTAGGTGATGGTTCAGAGCAAGTTGAAATTATCTAG
- a CDS encoding response regulator produces MIKVVLIDDHVIVRSGFSQLLSLEQDIQVVGEFSSAQEARLKLPGIKPDVCILDISMPDENGMELLKDIPSAIHCIMLSVNDSAVIVRKALELGAKGYLSKRCNPSELIQAVRTVYAGGVYLMPELTSKLVSNKFTLTGNLTKREYEICELLILGLDTKEIAEKLSLSVKTIYVHRDNAMSKLNVKNNVELAKLFYQQG; encoded by the coding sequence ATGATTAAAGTTGTTTTGATTGATGATCACGTTATCGTCCGTTCCGGATTTTCACAATTATTATCATTAGAACAAGATATTCAAGTCGTGGGGGAATTTTCTTCTGCTCAAGAGGCTCGTCTGAAATTACCCGGTATTAAACCGGATGTGTGTATTTTGGATATTTCAATGCCGGATGAAAATGGTATGGAGCTTTTAAAAGATATTCCTTCGGCGATTCATTGTATTATGTTAAGTGTGAATGACTCTGCTGTTATTGTCCGTAAGGCATTAGAGTTGGGGGCAAAAGGCTATCTCAGTAAGCGGTGTAATCCTTCTGAACTTATACAAGCAGTGAGAACAGTTTATGCCGGTGGCGTATATTTAATGCCGGAATTAACTTCTAAGTTAGTGTCAAATAAATTCACTCTAACAGGGAATTTGACTAAGCGAGAATATGAAATTTGTGAGTTATTGATCTTGGGATTGGATACAAAAGAAATTGCAGAAAAATTATCTTTGAGTGTAAAAACGATTTATGTTCATAGAGATAATGCAATGAGTAAATTAAATGTGAAGAATAATGTAGAACTGGCTAAATTATTCTATCAGCAAGGGTAA
- the uhpB gene encoding signal transduction histidine-protein kinase/phosphatase UhpB: protein MIAVFSGIFIFFSYLCLWVISDYLLIDPILALLFLPFAFRVGLTLHTNIRYWWVGYLSEWIFLYFIFKSYSNISIFILYILSVISIPIVWRFQKIYVGKQWQKFIVQACLTLVISSCNLILIVFTPFQFSSVFLVSLVGCVLMLPACTLIYDYVFNKSWIPLTANHIKKPIRLRMGYIFIYSMLFILNIIIQSLMPGEFTRFAIFCLAIPIVLLAFHYGWQGALLGTLLNSVALIATTHSFSYVEITDLLLLILMQTVTGIFLGLSVQYQKELNSYLSIELERNKLLTKKLINTEEEIRKDISRELHDEIGQNITAIRMQSSILKKLESSPNSQRCADMIEHLSLNIYDTTKGILNRIRPKLLDDLDLYQAIQNLFIELDMGKQNISTHLIFENKLKHKLDHVLEITIYRLCQEGLNNAMKYSQASEVRIIILIDQEIKLSIHDNGIGFDPMSVVHGFGLKGMKERVEILDGSFKVISQSTTENESQSGTSIFITLPLIS from the coding sequence ATGATCGCTGTTTTTAGTGGGATTTTCATATTTTTTAGTTATTTATGTTTATGGGTGATTTCCGATTATTTATTAATAGATCCCATTTTAGCACTGTTATTCTTGCCATTTGCTTTTAGAGTTGGACTGACTTTACACACAAATATACGTTATTGGTGGGTCGGTTATCTTTCCGAATGGATATTTTTGTACTTTATTTTTAAATCTTACTCAAATATCAGTATTTTTATCCTTTATATTTTAAGCGTGATTTCTATCCCTATCGTTTGGCGTTTTCAGAAAATTTATGTCGGAAAGCAATGGCAGAAGTTTATCGTTCAGGCTTGTTTAACCTTGGTGATTAGCTCATGTAATTTAATTCTTATTGTATTTACACCTTTTCAATTTTCTTCCGTTTTTTTAGTCAGTTTGGTTGGTTGCGTCCTTATGTTACCGGCTTGCACGCTTATTTATGATTATGTCTTTAATAAGTCTTGGATTCCGCTGACCGCGAATCATATTAAAAAACCGATAAGGCTTCGTATGGGATATATCTTTATATATTCTATGCTGTTTATTTTAAATATCATTATTCAATCTTTAATGCCCGGCGAATTTACTCGTTTTGCGATTTTTTGCTTGGCGATTCCAATCGTTTTACTTGCCTTTCACTATGGGTGGCAAGGGGCTTTACTCGGTACCTTATTAAATAGTGTTGCTTTAATCGCGACGACGCATAGCTTTTCTTATGTGGAAATTACTGATTTATTATTATTGATACTGATGCAGACCGTTACGGGGATTTTTCTCGGCTTATCAGTGCAATATCAGAAAGAGTTAAATAGCTATCTATCTATCGAGTTAGAGAGAAATAAGTTATTAACCAAAAAACTTATCAATACGGAAGAAGAAATCCGTAAAGATATCTCTAGGGAATTGCATGATGAAATCGGACAAAATATAACCGCGATTAGAATGCAATCCAGTATCCTAAAAAAATTAGAGTCATCACCAAATTCACAAAGATGTGCAGATATGATCGAGCATTTATCTTTAAATATTTATGATACGACAAAAGGGATTTTAAATCGTATACGTCCTAAATTATTAGATGATCTAGATCTTTATCAAGCGATACAAAATCTGTTTATCGAATTAGATATGGGTAAACAAAATATAAGTACGCATTTAATCTTTGAAAATAAGTTAAAGCACAAGTTAGATCATGTGTTAGAAATTACCATATATAGATTATGCCAAGAAGGTTTGAATAATGCGATGAAGTATTCTCAGGCATCAGAAGTGAGAATCATCATTTTGATTGATCAAGAGATTAAATTATCTATCCATGATAACGGAATCGGATTTGATCCGATGAGCGTTGTTCACGGATTCGGATTAAAAGGTATGAAAGAGAGAGTCGAAATTTTAGACGGGAGCTTTAAAGTGATTTCTCAATCAACAACGGAAAATGAAAGTCAATCAGGTACATCTATTTTTATCACATTGCCTTTGATCTCATAG
- the uhpC gene encoding MFS transporter family glucose-6-phosphate receptor UhpC, translated as MERLNNIDNSYRHWRIQLMIAMYIGYAGFYLTRKTFNYVTPSLINDLQIDKNDIGLISTLFYLTYGISKFIFGIVSDRANPRYFMSIGLIITGITNILFGLSSSLIVLTLLVIINACFQGWGWPPCAKLLMMWYSRKERGVWWSIWNTAHNFGGALVPLIVGFLALHYSWRIGFFTVGALGVFIGLFLFIRLRNTPESMGLPSIGKWRNDQLELIHEEEEKALSWKLILGRYVFCNKYIWLLALSYTLVYVVRTAINDWGNIYLTEKYHYDLMSANSAITLFEIGGFVGSLAAGWGSDKLFLSNRSPMALIFSVGIFFSITALWLMPKENYLLQSILFFAIGFFVFGPQMLIGMSATECSHKLSPGAATGFVGLFAYLGAALAGYPLALVLENFQWSGFFTVVVCCSLGISLLLLPFLVVKRDILD; from the coding sequence ATGGAAAGATTAAACAATATAGATAATTCGTACCGCCATTGGCGTATTCAGTTAATGATAGCGATGTATATTGGTTATGCCGGATTTTATTTGACGCGTAAAACATTTAATTATGTAACCCCCTCTTTAATTAATGATTTACAGATAGATAAAAATGATATTGGATTGATTTCTACATTATTTTATTTAACCTACGGTATCTCTAAATTTATATTTGGCATTGTGTCAGATCGGGCTAATCCTCGCTATTTTATGTCGATCGGCTTAATTATCACCGGGATAACAAATATTTTATTTGGATTGAGCAGTTCATTAATTGTCCTTACATTATTAGTCATTATAAATGCTTGCTTTCAAGGATGGGGCTGGCCACCGTGTGCGAAGCTCTTAATGATGTGGTATTCTCGTAAAGAAAGAGGCGTTTGGTGGTCTATTTGGAATACCGCGCATAATTTCGGTGGAGCATTAGTTCCGCTTATCGTTGGATTTTTAGCGTTACACTATAGTTGGCGAATCGGCTTTTTTACGGTGGGAGCTTTAGGTGTTTTTATCGGTCTTTTTCTGTTTATTCGTTTAAGAAATACGCCGGAATCAATGGGGTTACCCTCAATCGGCAAGTGGCGAAATGATCAGTTAGAATTAATTCATGAAGAGGAAGAAAAGGCCCTTTCATGGAAATTGATTTTAGGCCGTTATGTTTTTTGTAATAAATATATTTGGCTTTTAGCATTAAGTTATACATTAGTCTATGTTGTTCGTACCGCCATTAATGACTGGGGGAATATCTATCTCACAGAAAAATATCATTATGATTTAATGTCGGCGAATAGTGCGATAACATTATTTGAGATTGGTGGTTTTGTCGGTTCTCTAGCCGCCGGTTGGGGATCGGATAAATTATTTTTAAGTAATCGAAGTCCTATGGCATTAATTTTTTCAGTGGGCATCTTTTTCTCGATTACCGCATTATGGCTAATGCCAAAAGAAAATTATTTACTGCAGTCAATCTTATTCTTTGCAATCGGTTTCTTTGTCTTTGGACCACAAATGCTAATTGGTATGTCCGCAACAGAATGTTCTCATAAACTTTCTCCCGGAGCGGCAACCGGTTTCGTAGGCTTATTTGCTTATTTAGGTGCGGCATTAGCCGGCTATCCTTTGGCACTAGTCTTAGAGAATTTCCAATGGAGTGGCTTTTTTACCGTTGTGGTGTGCTGTAGTTTAGGCATCTCTTTACTCTTACTTCCGTTTTTAGTAGTGAAACGGGATATTCTTGATTAA
- a CDS encoding DUF1294 domain-containing protein, which produces MRIFILLYFLVINIISFYLMYADKQKSVNKAWRIPESNLFFLCFAGGFIGTFLAMKYIRHKTKHWQFHVAVIVSGLFWVIGLPACYYFLIFNH; this is translated from the coding sequence ATGCGTATTTTTATTCTCCTTTATTTTCTTGTGATCAACATCATTAGTTTTTATCTGATGTATGCCGATAAACAAAAATCTGTTAATAAAGCGTGGCGGATTCCCGAGTCAAATTTATTTTTCCTATGTTTTGCCGGTGGATTTATCGGAACGTTTCTCGCAATGAAGTATATTCGCCATAAAACTAAACATTGGCAATTTCATGTCGCCGTGATTGTTTCTGGTTTATTTTGGGTAATCGGTTTACCGGCGTGTTACTACTTCCTCATTTTTAATCATTAG
- the aspA gene encoding aspartate ammonia-lyase: MSNVRVEVDLLGEREVPADAYWGIHTLRAVENFNISNNTISDVPEFVRGMVMVKKATALANGELGAIPKKIAKAIVEACDEILVKGRCMDQFPSDVYQGGAGTSVNMNTNEVVANLALELLGHQKGEYSVINPMDHVNASQSTNDAYPTGFRIAVYNSILHLIKQVHYLQQGFEAKAEEFKGILKMGRTQLQDAVPMTVGQEFKAFAVLLEEEVRNLKRTAELLLEVNLGATAIGTGLNTPEGYSQLVVKHLAEVTGLPCVLSENLIEATSDCGAYVMVHGALKRTAVKLSKVCNDLRLLSSGPRAGLNEINLPELQAGSSIMPAKVNPVVPEVVNQVCFKVIGNDTTVTFATEAGQLQLNVMEPVIGQAMFESIDILANACVNLRDKCIDGITVNKEICENFVFNSIGIVTYLNPFIGHHNGDIVGKICATTGRGVREVVLERGLLTEAQLDDILSVENLMNPTYKAAKFTEEE, encoded by the coding sequence ATGAGTAACGTACGTGTTGAAGTGGATTTATTAGGCGAAAGAGAAGTGCCTGCTGATGCGTATTGGGGAATCCACACATTAAGAGCAGTTGAGAATTTTAATATCTCAAATAACACTATTTCTGATGTACCGGAATTTGTTCGCGGTATGGTGATGGTTAAAAAAGCGACTGCCTTAGCAAACGGCGAATTAGGTGCAATTCCGAAAAAAATCGCAAAAGCTATTGTAGAGGCTTGTGACGAAATTTTAGTTAAAGGTCGCTGTATGGATCAGTTCCCGTCAGATGTCTATCAAGGTGGGGCGGGTACATCAGTAAATATGAATACCAATGAAGTGGTGGCGAATTTAGCGTTAGAATTGCTCGGGCATCAAAAAGGCGAATATAGCGTGATTAATCCAATGGATCACGTGAATGCAAGCCAATCAACCAATGATGCGTACCCAACCGGTTTCCGTATTGCAGTCTATAACAGCATTTTACATTTAATTAAACAAGTACATTACTTACAACAAGGTTTTGAAGCGAAAGCGGAAGAATTTAAAGGCATTTTAAAAATGGGTCGTACTCAATTACAAGATGCCGTACCAATGACAGTTGGTCAAGAATTTAAGGCTTTTGCGGTACTATTAGAAGAAGAAGTGCGTAATTTAAAACGTACTGCTGAATTATTATTAGAAGTCAACTTAGGTGCAACGGCAATCGGTACCGGTTTAAATACCCCAGAAGGCTATTCTCAATTAGTGGTTAAACATTTAGCAGAAGTAACCGGATTACCATGCGTATTATCAGAGAACTTAATTGAAGCGACTTCAGACTGCGGTGCCTATGTAATGGTACACGGTGCGTTAAAACGTACGGCGGTTAAACTTTCAAAAGTATGTAACGACTTACGTTTACTTTCATCAGGCCCACGTGCTGGTTTAAATGAAATTAACTTACCTGAATTACAAGCTGGATCTTCAATTATGCCGGCGAAAGTAAACCCAGTAGTGCCAGAAGTTGTGAACCAAGTTTGCTTTAAAGTAATTGGTAATGATACGACAGTTACCTTTGCGACAGAAGCTGGTCAATTACAATTAAACGTAATGGAACCGGTAATCGGTCAAGCGATGTTTGAATCTATCGACATTCTTGCCAACGCTTGCGTGAATTTACGTGATAAATGTATTGATGGCATCACCGTTAATAAAGAAATCTGTGAAAACTTCGTGTTTAACTCAATCGGTATCGTGACTTATCTCAATCCGTTTATCGGCCACCATAACGGGGATATCGTGGGTAAAATCTGTGCAACAACCGGCAGAGGCGTGCGTGAAGTGGTATTAGAACGCGGTTTACTCACCGAAGCGCAATTAGATGATATTCTTTCAGTTGAAAACTTAATGAACCCGACTTATAAAGCGGCGAAATTTACTGAAGAAGAGTAA
- a CDS encoding ArsR/SmtB family transcription factor, whose amino-acid sequence MNTEHASQVFGTLNSPIRLQIFQMLAAQGSKGMIAGELAKQLNIAPNNLSFHLKTLATAGLIHSRQAGRFVHYYANLALMMELVAFLTTNCCKESDDPNCKFCG is encoded by the coding sequence ATGAATACAGAACACGCAAGCCAAGTATTTGGTACACTCAATTCGCCGATTAGGTTACAAATTTTTCAGATGCTTGCCGCTCAAGGCAGTAAAGGAATGATTGCTGGAGAATTGGCTAAGCAGTTGAATATTGCGCCGAATAACCTTTCTTTTCATCTAAAAACATTGGCTACCGCCGGCTTAATTCATAGCCGACAAGCGGGTAGATTTGTGCATTATTATGCAAATTTAGCACTTATGATGGAACTAGTAGCTTTTTTAACTACGAATTGTTGTAAAGAAAGTGATGATCCGAATTGCAAATTTTGTGGGTGA
- the arsC gene encoding arsenate reductase (glutaredoxin) (This arsenate reductase requires both glutathione and glutaredoxin to convert arsenate to arsenite, after which the efflux transporter formed by ArsA and ArsB can extrude the arsenite from the cell, providing resistance.), which translates to MEKVTIYHNPKCGTSRNTLALIRHLGIEPTIIHYLETPPDEATLRNLISAMGICVRDLLRMNVAPYETLNLGRMELSDDELIAAMLAEPILINRPIVITSKGVQLCRPSEKFLEISPVSLDKPFIKEDGGVIEL; encoded by the coding sequence ATGGAAAAAGTGACAATTTATCATAATCCAAAATGTGGTACATCTCGTAATACATTAGCGTTAATCCGCCACTTAGGCATTGAACCTACGATCATTCACTACCTTGAAACACCTCCCGATGAGGCTACACTACGAAACTTAATTTCAGCAATGGGGATCTGTGTGCGAGATCTACTTCGGATGAATGTAGCTCCCTATGAAACATTAAATTTAGGTCGTATGGAATTGAGCGATGACGAACTAATTGCGGCGATGCTTGCTGAACCGATTTTAATAAATCGTCCGATTGTTATCACAAGCAAAGGTGTTCAACTTTGTCGTCCGTCTGAAAAATTTTTGGAAATCTCACCGGTTTCCTTGGATAAACCTTTTATTAAAGAAGATGGTGGAGTGATTGAGTTATAA